In Podarcis muralis chromosome 7, rPodMur119.hap1.1, whole genome shotgun sequence, the genomic stretch GGTTGATCTCGTTCTCCAGGTCCTTCAAATCCACCACGTCGATGTTGTTGTCCGCCTCGTATTTCATGTTCTGGACGCTCATGGCCCGGGCGGCCACTCCGGAGGTGCCGCCGCTCATCCCCGTCTGGATGAGCGGCTTTTTGGGTACGTTGAGGGGGAACTCCTGGCCCAGCTCCAGGGCGCGCCGCATGTCGGTCTCCAGGATCTCCAAGCAGGTGGAGAAGAGGACCCAAAGCCGCTCGAATTCCGCCCTGTCCTCTTTGCTCACCGTCTTGTCCCGCAAGGCGGCCGTGAGCTTGTTGCGGTTGGCCACCGCCAGTTCCTGGGCTTTCTGCCGGGTCTTCTTGAGCTCCTCGCGCAGGTTCTGCGAGTCCGAGGTGCCGCCGATGGTCAGCACCATGTGCCGGTAGCAGGCCGTCACTTTGCTCAGCGCGTCCAGCAGCGCCTTGCACTCATCCTTCGCCATGGCGCGCGCCGGCCGGGGCAACCGGGCTGCCGCTGCTTCTCACGGCCCTAcgcgctgctgctcctcctccccccgccgcccctcCTTCGAAGCTCAGCCCCGGTGGCTCCGTCTCCGGACCCCGCGCACATGGCAGAGCCCCCCGATCGCCCACAGCCCGCGCCGCTCACCGCCTGCTGGAGTCAGCGCAACGCCTGGATCTTGGGCGAGCGAGAAAGAGCCTCGCCCTGGACTGGTTGCTCTCCAGCATCCTTAGGAAACGCCACCGCAGGAGGTGAAAGACAGGTGTCAGGAGAGCTAGCTGGCCGCCCTCGCTGTCTTGTGCCTTCCTCGGGAGGCTGAGCTCCGTTCCGGCTCCCTTTAAGCGCGCTCGGGCTCCCGAGCAGGCGCCGGGCTGCCGGCCTTAAATAGCGCACAGCTGGAGCTTCTGGAGCCAATCACAGGGGCCCCCAGCTCAGCTTTTCAGAgtcgcctccgccgccgccaccaccaccaccgccgggctcctgctcttcctcttctctccGTCGAACGCCGCATCTGCTTTTccggctgctcctgctgctgcttttcggtgagccttccctccccccccccaagctccacCTTCTCGGGCTGCTTACTGAGCAGACGTGGTCGAAGCGGCTGTGGAAACGGCCCGGCGGATTGGCTGGCCTGCTGGGAAGTGCCCGCCTCGGTGGCTTGGCGAGGAAGAGGCAAGGCTCTGGGCGGCTGTAGGGGGGCCGGGGGCGCAGGAAGGCGGCGAGCGAGGGCGGCCGCCAAGGAGCCCTGGTCGCACTCGGTGGCTCGGGAGGCAAGTGAGCCAGGAAGTCCGGGGGGCCAGAGCTTGAAGCGCTTGAGCGCTGGCCGAGAGGCGTCCCGGCCAGCGGATTCCCTCCAGGCCTCTCCTGCGGGGTTTGGTCCTCAGCCTGGGCCAGTGCGGGCGCTTCTTGGAGTCAGGCGGCTGGAAGGGAGCTGGGGGGCCCTGCAGCCCAATGTCGCGTGTGTCGTGAGCTGCTTCCTTTCCGCTTCCTGCCTTTCGGGCGTTGGGGTGCTCGGACGTGTCCTTTCAGTAAGTGCTGCTTTGCAAATGGAGTGAAGTTGCAGGGTGATGCAGAAAAGTTCAGAGGGGAAGAAGCGTTAGGGGCTTATTGCTTCCCTTGAGGCAGTCCCTGGAAAGTGTTTGGTGTGTGGCCTGAAATATCCTTGACTGGAGAAGAAATAGGCAGCTGAAGATGTGTTTGAAATGAGTTTCTGGCTACATAACGTCCCTTGCTGGTAATACATATTAAGCCGAGTCAACCATGGGGATTATAACTGGAGACTTCATCGGGAATGAGCAGCGGTGCAATCCTGCATGTTTTACTTTGAAGCAAATGCCACTGAGCTCTATGGGGCTTGCCCCCAAGTACCGTAGTTATGCAAAGGATTCTGAAAAGAGGAGTTCTTGCAATGTACTTTCTGTCCACACAGGAAGTTGTGGTCTGCAGTCTTTCCAGTGTGGGCTTCTCTGTAACTcctctgtggaaggacatgtttgAATCCCTTGGGCATTTTTGAAACATTAAGCAGTTCATAAATGCTTTAAATtcacataaataaatacatgggtAAACTTAATTTTTTTGGATGGAAAACAGGATATTGATGGTAACTTTTATGTAAAGTAGCTAAAAGCACATCTTCCAAAATACCCACCATGACATAGTATCCTTCTAGCAGGCAAAGACAGTAATTAAGCAATTAAGACAGTAACCCTATATcaatttacctaggagtaagtccagTGAAGCTTCCTGCTGTGTaggcatgtatagaattgcattgTGACTGGCTTTACCATCCCATAGACTGGTGTTCAAGAGACTAGAATCCTACTCTTGTCTGCTTTGATGCGAGGTCCACTAAATTCAGTTTTATCTTATTTGAAATAAGTGTAGGATTTTTAAGGAGGCAATGCATAGTATCTTCTCAGAGTAAGCCCCCTACTGAACTTGGTGGGGGCCTGACTCTGAACAAACATGCATTTATGTTGGGTTGCATGCCTGCAATTCTAGACACACTCATttagaaataaatcccactgcagGCACCTGCTGCTGAGTAAACATGGGTGAGAACACGATGACTTAAGTGATATGTAGGCCATGTTCTCAAAGTGAAAattttatttgtaattttcaAGATGCCTTGCATAATACAAAGAAACAAGTGTAATAAAGCATTTTTATTAAGAGTTTTGACGAATtctgggggtgaggtgggggacaCGATGACTTGTGTCTGAAGAATAGTATAGTTCACATCCTAGCAGAAGCCCAATTCTTCATTTACTAGCATTCACACACCCCTTATTTAAGTTTTGTTTCCAAGATAGGAACAGGCATTATGCTAAAAGCTTGTGTGTTAGAAAGCAGTAGCTGATTGGAAGCAAGTGCACTCCTTGTATGCAGCTAACAAAACAACATAGGAAGCATCAGTTTTGAGTTACCAGAACTTATGCATGGAGCATTTCTAAGTACAGTAGAACGTTGATAAGTCATGTGGCTGGGCGTTTAAATCGGCACCACATCTTGTCAACTGACTTTCTCGGAAAGAGCTTACGCCAACACTTCTTTTGAAGTTTGTCAAAGCAGCAACTTCACCAGTGTTTTGAGCCAacttattttgggggtggggtgggggataagGGCACCCCCCAAACCCCCAGCCCAGTGAAGATTGTGTCCTCACTGACCACATAATGCTGAACAGGGTGTGTGggtgagggagagggagcaggagCAGAGTATTCTGGAAGATGGCAGTGTGGCTGGAGCCCTAACCAGAGCATTCCATCCACACTACAGCTTCTTGTTGTAAATAGTCTTGTTTTGAAAGACCACAAGCTCTGCACTCTGAACTCCGTGGCTCAATTATCAAATTGCATTATTGCATGCCTGTTTTGTAAGTTAAGTGGCAGCATGAACTTCATCAGATATTAGCTGCATAGATCTGTGGTGTTACAGTACAAATCTCTTCAGTGGCCCTACAGGTGGTCCTCGTTTACTGCACTGAGAGCAGCAGGCACTTTCCTGATGCTGTGAGTTTCCTAACTAGCTTGGGGAATGGGGAGGAAGCCATACTTAattgtttgtgtatatatagatagatatataggtTGTTTTAAAGGCCTTGTTTGTTTGACATTTTAATTATGAATGTTTTATGacattgttttattgcatattttaattatgcatGGCCATCCTTTTTAAACTGGTTTTATATTTGTAAACCACTAAAGCGGtaaatgaatcaatcaatcaattcactatatattttggaaagtggtttgtcttgTCTTCTGTTTCTTCTCTTTATATTCAGACGCCTCTTGAGATAGCGTTGCTAAACTTGGCACAAGGGTTCCTTCCCAAGGTGGGGACAGCAGTCTTCATTGATGTTTAGAtgccaggcaccattttgaatcaagatggtggaccaaaacaTGAGTTTGGATTGGCAGCACCTGATTTTTGGTGTCACAGGCCCAAACTCACAAATTGCATTAtctatccatttttaaaaaaggtttctaAAAATACCCAGGCAGCACCGGGCACTTCCTGCTAGTCaaatgatgatgatcatgataTAATAATATAGAGGATTTCCTGAGGGGATCTGTCTGACTTCATAGATGATAAGGTTACCACCTGTGGGCCAAATAAAAGTGAGTACAATTAGAACTTAATGATTTTCAAAAGGTGGGAGTGAGCATTGGAGATAAACCTCTTGGTCTGAAGCCAAAATACTGGATGTAGACACATTGGCATCTTAAAATACAGCTAGGTCTTCTTTTTCTCAATTTCACAGGATGCAAcaggatagatagatatagattggAGCCAATATCCTCTTGGTCTGAAGCCAAAATACTGGATGTAGACACATTGGCATCTTAAAATACAGCTAGGTCTTCTTTTTCTCAATTTCACAGGATGCAAcaggatagatagatatagattggAGCCAATATTGTGTGTACATGACTTCCCAAATAAGCGGTGGGCATGCATTGGATTCAGAGAAGATGGGAGTGCATACCCAGCCTTTGTGGCATGGACTCTTCACTTCCCCAAGCAATGCAGTTATAGGGTAGCTTGCTCTGGGTTTAGCTTTCTCTGGATTGGAGCGCTTAACTGTATTTCTTTGCTCAATCTACAAATAAACAAGTAAAACAGGAATGCAGAGAAAGAGCAGACACCCCATGAAGTAGAAGatctattaaggtaaaggtaaaggtacccctgcccgtacgggccagtcttgccagactctggggttgtgcgcccatctcactcaagaggccgggggccagcgctgtccggagacacttccaggtcacgtggccagcgtgacaaagctgcatctggcgagccagcgcagcacacggaaacgccgtttaccttcccgccagtaagcggtccctatttatctacttgtacccaggggtgctttcgaactgctaggttggcaggcgctgggaccgaacaacgggagcgcaccccgccacggggattcgaaccgccaacctttcgatcggcaagccctaggcgctgaggcttttacccacagcgccacccgcgtccctagaagaTCTATTACACCATATCAAATCCCCAGAGAACAGGCCAGACCCCAGATATACTTCTAGCATTTAGCTAATTCTGACTGCTCTGCCTCATTTATGCCCAAACTATTGCTTAGCCCCTTCCattaactggtgtgtgtgtggagtcacCACCTTGAATCTTTAGCTATCTCTTCAGACACAATGGAGGGATGATTGACTATCTCATAGCAATTGGCTCCTATCAGCTGGCCATTAAGAGTAGTAGGCCAGAAGCTGTAAAGCCATGTACGGCTTAGGCAGGGAACTTTTCAGCTCAAGTGTCACATTCACTtgtgggggccacatgccatttGTGGGATTGGCCATAGgccaaagtgggcagagcaacaaatgtgaattttatctttgtacaAGAGGCTAAATTCTACACATACACACTCCTCTCTGTCCTTCATTCACACAAGCTAGAAGCATTATCAGAAATCAGGGACATAGTTCTGccagcaaaaacactcaaggggaAATGCAAAGCAGAGCTAGTGAGGGGTGTTGCCTAAAAACCAGGGTGTGTGGCTGGGGAGAGGCCCATGGCTGGATAAAGTGGCCCTagaaggctgcatttggctcctAGACCTGAGGCTTCCCATCTCCGATGTAAGAGAATAGTCTTATCAAATAGTATAGTTTTTAAATTAACTTGGTTATGTGTTGGGATATACAAGAATATTAAGTGGGTATGTTTTTCATAGACAGAACTACTAGGCTTTTGCCTCAAACTTTGCAGGATATCCTGGGGTCTGACATGGTTGTGGGACGTGCTTGAGATCATTTGCTTGCTTTAAATGAggttttgctttcctttccccccagtcaTTTCATGCTGTAGCTGTAAAAGAATGGATCCATTGAAGTTAAGTTTAACTGCCTTAGTCATTGTGAAAATGCTCTGCTTAACAGATGCAAAAACAGACCCTGCTTTAGCCACCCCATAAACTTAACAATGTCAGAAGATGACTCATCTACACAAGTGACCTTGGAATATTTCCTGAAAACATGCTTCATTGTCTTGCATTGCTAAACCTGTTTAGAGGTGGGCTTGTGGCATTTATGCGAGAACCATCCAACAAATGTGACCTGCTAGACATGCTGTGAAATGTTTGTTTGCCAAGCAGGGTAATATTGTGTGGTATCGGCACATGACCACATCCAGTAacacatgttaaaaaaaaataatctagtGATAATCCTTCCTGGGGTATAAGAATATAGGTTCAGGGATACATAATCTTCCATGTTAATGTTCTAGGAGGAGAGGGCTAggctaaggtaaaaggtaaaggtacccctgcccgtacgggccagtcttgacagactctagggttgtgcgcccatctcactcaagaggccgggggccagcgctgtccggagacacttccgggtcacgtggccagcgtgacaaagctgcatctggcgagccaacgcagcacacggaaacgccgtttaccttcccgccagtaagcggtccctatttatctacttgcacccgggagtgctttcgaactgctaggttggcaggcgctgggaccgagcagcaggagcgcaccccgccgcagggattcgaaccgccgacctttcgatctgcaagccctaggcactgaggcttttacctacagcgccacaaGCGTCCCTTAGGGCTAGGCTAGTACTTCCTTATATAAGGAGGGAGCCTTTTTATATGCAAGAGCATTAATCAAGTGATTCCTCCACATGCTTTTCTGGTGGCTGTGTCATGTGGTTTTCTTCTAAACATCTAACATGGCTTTGGCTCTAGTTCAAACTTTCTTCTATGAACTTGGGTTAATTGCAATCCCTCTGCCTACCCTACTGTGGAGAGTGGTGTTGACTGTAAAAAGGGGATAGCCCTCTGTTTTCCTGAGCCACTCTGAGAAAAGACGTAATGCAATGCTAAAGGTATCACAACACACCTGCTAAGTGTGAATCCAGGGCAGATAGGGGGCCTAGGGTTGCATCTGACATATTCCCCTGTTTTTCCATTTTCTACATTATTCAGCACTCTTCTTTGAACCTTTTCTCAAGTTAGACCATTTCCATCTAGAATGGCTATTAGTATTACTACCCCAGGGGGAAACACTCTCACAACCCCTTCTGGTATTTTTACTCTTCAGGAATCCTAGTAGTTTGCCGTGCCAAGATAACCCCAAATCCCCATCAGAACTGGCCCCTGCCTCTGCTGGTCGTCAGCCCCTATCTAACAGTTTTAACTGTCAAGTTTTGAATGGTTTTAACCAGCTCTGATTGGTGGCTGGGTCACCAGGAGGCTGACCATGGGTATGTCCATCAACTCCCCTCAGCATAAGTAAACTAAGGAAGAATGAAGTTTGGAGAGAAGATGTAGTCTGCCAGCTGGTTCTGGGAGCAACTGTTAGTGTGGCTTGGCTTGTATCTGTTCTGTTGCTACTAAGCAGTTTAGACTTGTCACTTGCAGCATGTAATCCCATATGCTGGGAATTGCCTGCTGTCTTGCCATCACTTGGAACTACTACTTCTGGCCCATCAGAGCTACCATCTGTCAATATCAAAACTACTTTATATCACTGTCTATTTGCGTTATGATCCCATCTGCATTTGGCCATGAGCTATAGATGCTACACTTATAACTAAGCAGCAGCGTTCACGATTAAAAAGCACCAATCGCTTTTGCCCTTAGAATGATTGTAGCTGTTGGTACTGCTTGGCTTATAAAGTTATGTTGTGTTTACTAGTTAGTGGCATCCTTCAGGTTTCTCTTGGCAGCTGCAAACTGGGCATCTTTGCTTGATCTATTCAAGACTATACAGAGATTCTGAACTCCAAATTTTCTTGAAATGGGCCTGTCCTAATCAATAGGCTTTATCAAGAGGCTCCAGCTGTGTCCCAAGCATAGCCTCATGTACTGGATAGAGTAGCAGTGGGGAATTCTAGTTAGACCTGCCTGGTCTCCCCATTTAGCCCACAGCATGGTTTGGACCATGCCATGCCCACCTGTCCATCACCTGATGTGATACTGTCAGGCACAGGACATATCAGCCCTTAGGGCCAAATTGTAAAGGAAGAATAAAGAACTTCCTTttgagtaccatatttttcgcaccataagacgtagctgaccataagacgcacctagtttttagaggaggaaaacaaggaaaaaaaatattctgaacgaaacagtggatgtatgatttttgtggttcatgctgtggccatagACTTGTGAtatgatggtgaatttggggtgacccaatgcaaaaatcctgaggatccatgtggctccgtgctttgtaaccatgtttttgcgccattgcagccccaggaaacagtgggtgcgtggtttttttggtgcagggcttttacctcccccccttcCCAGGCAGCTTCcactagcatcccttatctctcttccgatcccaccggtcagctgtttcctttcaacactcccttccctctgaagaagtgtgcatgcacacgaaagctcataccaagaactaacttagttggtctttaaggtgctactggaaggaaaaaatttttttgttttgactatggcagaccaacacggctacctatctgtaactcccttccctcttgtttgccttagtgtagtgtcttttccttagctggagcagttttttgctccttcttttcttctaatttctctccttgttgctttagtcttcctgtttcccccctttgcaagtttgctgtcttttcctcctccctcccaggcaGCTTCcattatctctagcgtcccttatctctctccctgatCAGCAAAcgatcagtggctttgtttcaacacccacttccctctttcaaaaaaaaaagagcatgatctgctctttgcccctgggcaatttggctccagggaccacgcaaccactccataagacgcacagacaattccccttactttttaggaagaaaaaagtgtgtcttatggagcaaaaaatacggtatgtgcctCTTTGCCCTCACCTTTGGcatctgagatgtgtgttttaagGTCCTGCCTATTATGTAGCTGTAATCTATTTTAACCATTCTGAATTCTAAATGGTTGTAACCTGGCCTGTGACCTGCTGGTGAATGATGGGTAATAGCTTTAGTAATAATAAGTACTCTTCTGATGTGCCTTTCCTATTGCGGGCACTTTCTGAGTTTGCAGCAACAAGAAAAAGGTGCCAAATTCAAAAAGGACCAGATTAAAACCGGAAAGGAAGAGAGGCTTGAATTAAAGCTTGGACTGCAAAGGGAGCATTGTGGGGCATGCTTGGAGTGCACTCCTGATCCTTGGGTTCAGAGTTGGATcacctgatgtcaggtgattgacaggtaggcagCCACACCCACTTGTCCAAGTGGTCGATGGAGAGTGGGGGAATGCTGGATCTGGCCTGCCAGTTGGGGCAGAGAGAGGGCCTCAGCTGAGGAATCTTTAAGCCTGGTTGTAGGTGGTTTCTCTTCCCTCTAAAACAGGAGCCATACAACTGAATGACATGGGGAAAAGGTCTGCTGCTTAGAAGCccttatgatgggggggggggggggagaacctgtggtccctGTTCACTTACAACATTtttgtttggtggtggtggtgggatttgGCAAACTAAATTTTCACCCAAGGAAGCAAAATAGCATGAATAGACCCTaccggtgttttgttttttaaatggagggAATGGGAAACTTGAGATTCTAGGATGGATTCTAAAGTGGGCAAGATTGGTTGGGAAGGGTTGTACATGACTTGAGACTGAAGGCTTggttgtgagtcctggaagacctgctccttgccttgtaggccttttcccacctggtctaGGAGGGTGGGGCCATGACAGATGCCTGCTACAACAGCTGAGGGCCAACAAACTATTGGGCTCGGGTATTGTTAGGAGTAGTTGTTGCTGttactgattttaattttttgtatatttattttgtatccttattattatatatgtggcaattgttcaatttggttgtgtacttttaaaggttttatttattgttttgttttgctttgaatataagctgcacctttaaaattggagggggggggaggaaaaaaggaaaaaacctgaatataagcctctccATTCCTCattgctcctggctgcatacttgggggggggggcgcgctgtGTTGCCgatggcctttccccttccttgctctctcctggccttgggggagaggacaggggacTATGCACGGGGCAGGCGCCGCTTTGCTGTGCTCCTGGCACTGTTTGCCAggctgcataccataaggttGCGAATATtgtataagccacactttaactttgtATGGTcagaattttggggggaaataaggcatatattcaggccaatacggtatgtattttttcatgttgtaaactg encodes the following:
- the RGS9BP gene encoding regulator of G-protein signaling 9-binding protein; this encodes MAKDECKALLDALSKVTACYRHMVLTIGGTSDSQNLREELKKTRQKAQELAVANRNKLTAALRDKTVSKEDRAEFERLWVLFSTCLEILETDMRRALELGQEFPLNVPKKPLIQTGMSGGTSGVAARAMSVQNMKYEADNNIDVVDLKDLENEINQVGEMMYEMEMKVSVPQWTVEAKQDPGAELKSTISVGASSIGMIEVEESKAFCDISKVLAGIIFTAVLLIAIILAVCVAKLS